One genomic window of Punica granatum isolate Tunisia-2019 chromosome 1, ASM765513v2, whole genome shotgun sequence includes the following:
- the LOC116187049 gene encoding uncharacterized protein LOC116187049 isoform X2 has product MMLEASGLLPSRVLSPSREESGDEDLHVLPRHTKVIVTGNNRTKSVLVGLQGVVKKAVGLGGWHWLVLKNGIEVKLQRNALSVLEHPTGNEEDGDHDFDSSSSSEIGGKEHQYSTDIDFHKVRKPKVRYTRPWMTSSSVAKSVNQGSYRDVRSLIAPKSSNAATLRTRSKQQCHSGTGGCCLPLTFQFHWSVNLAKLGTKALWRYCKHYKLVTSNSNASREQMLSSVRRHFASQRLNEKKVIVDFIRAAKKLKRENKEKHV; this is encoded by the exons ATGATGTTGGAGGCGTCCGGCTTGTTACCATCTCGAGTCTTATCACCATCCCGGGAAGAGAGCGGTGATGAAGACCTCCACGTGCTTCCGAGGCACACTAAGGTCATTGTGACTGGTAACAACAGAACAAAATCTGTTCTGGTGGGCCTGCAAGGTGTTGTTAAGAAAGCTGTTGGGCTTGGTGGATGGCACTGGCTG GTTTTGAAAAATGGGATTGAAGTGAAACTGCAGAGGAATGCGTTGAGTGTGCTAGAACACCCTACTGGGAATGAAGAGGATGGGGACCACGATTTTGACTCTAGCAGCAGCTCTGAAATCGGCGGAAAGGAGCATCAATATT CTACAGACATTGACTTTCATAAAGTTCGCAAGCCAAAAGTCCGCTATACAAGGCCATGGATGACATCTTCATCTGTGGCAAAGTCGGTGAATCAGGGCAGTTATAGAGATGTCCGATCGCTTATCGCACCAAAATCG AGCAATGCTGCCACATTGAGAACTAGGAGCAAACAACAATGTCACTCCGGCACTGGTGGCTGTTGCTTACCTTTAACCTTTCAGTTTCATTGG aGCGTGAACCTTGCAAAACTGGGAACAAAAGCATTATGGAGATATTGCAAACACTACAAACTC GTGACGTCAAATTCCAATGCATCGAGAGAACAAATGCTCAGCTCTGTTCGACGGCATTTTGCATCGCAG CGACTGAACGAGAAGAAAGTGATCGTGGACTTCATCCGAGCTGCCAAGAAGCTGAAGAGGGAAAACAAAGAGAAACATGTTTAG
- the LOC116187077 gene encoding probable E3 ubiquitin-protein ligase RHB1A — translation MGGCCCCSSRSGELNSPPPYYFCPRVSEEHVPLSSHQGSASGLLFDTNPVSSIPDTYRPPPSPLQYEVALEHPQIPAVPQETVDNNNGMAVQTNSDFVKDSKQSDEKAQRNSELEPAEEPGLELSKSLKSKSFMEEEEEVCPTCLEEYDTENPKIITKCEHHFHLACILEWMERSDTCPVCDQEMIFSPSS, via the exons ATGGGAGGCTGCTGTTGCTGCTCTTCCAGGTCGGGTGAATTAAATAGTCCACCGCCTTATTATTTT TGCCCGAGAGTATCAGAAGAGCATGTTCCTTTGTCATCCCACCAGGGTTCTGCCTCTGGACTCCTATTTGACACAAATCCGGTGTCTTCAATCCCTGACACCTATAGGCCCCCTCCTTCACCTTTGCAATATGAGGTAGCTTTAGAGCATCCTCAAATTCCAGCAGTGCCACAGGAAACTGTGGACAACAATAACGGCATGGCAGTTCAAACAAATTCTGATTTTGTGAAAGACTCAAAGCAATCAGATGAGAAGGCCCAGCGCAATTCAGAGCTTGAGCCAGCCGAGGAACCTGGACTGGAGCTCTCAAAGTCTTTGAAGAGTAAATCCTTtatggaggaagaggaggaagtcTGTCCTACCTGTCTCGAAG AGTATGATACTGAGAACCCGAAAATCATTACCAAATGCGAGCATCATTTTCACCTTGCATGCATTCTGGAATGGATGGAAAGAAGTGATACCTGTCCTGTCTGTGATCAG GAAATGATATTCAGTCCATCGAGTTAG
- the LOC116214902 gene encoding LOW QUALITY PROTEIN: beta-adaptin-like protein B (The sequence of the model RefSeq protein was modified relative to this genomic sequence to represent the inferred CDS: inserted 2 bases in 1 codon; substituted 2 bases at 2 genomic stop codons), with translation MSGHDSKYFSTTKKGEIPELKEELNSQYKDKRKDAVKKVIAAMTVGKDVSSLFTDVVNCMQTENLELKKLVYLYLINYAKSQPDLAILAVNTFVKDSQDPNPLIRALAVRTMGCIRVDKITEYLCDPLQRCLKDDDPYVRKTAAICVAKLYDINAELVEDRGFLESLKDLISDNNPMVVANAVAALAEIQENSSRPIFEITSHTLSKLLTALNECTEWGQVFILDALSRYKAADAREAENIVERVTPRLQHANCAVVLSAVKMILQQMELITSTDVVRNLCKKMAPPLVTLLSAEPEIQYVALRNINLIVQRRPTILAHEIKVFFCKYNDPIYVKMEKLEIMIKLASDRNIDQACKEGLFCSLFYIVXSYLHYLRYLLAEKCCRYYWSLKLYVLIDERAVXFKSLVXYLCSKLEPLICLCFLKASMIWIIGEYAERIDNADELLESFLESFPEEPPQVQLQLLTATVKLFLKKPTDGPQQMIQVVLNNATVETDNPDLRDRAYIYWRLLSTDPEAAKDVVLTEKPVITDDSNQLDPSLLDELLSNIATLSSVYHKPPEAFVTRVKTATQRSEDDEYPDGSEGGYAESPAAGVDGVASPETSSGSVLQTAARQTSPAQATSPPAPVPDLLGDLIGLDNSAIVPVDQPSESAGPPLPVLLPASTGQGLQISAQLIRHDGQIFYSILFENNSQMLLDGFMIQFNKNSFGLASAGPLQVPPLQPGTSGRTLLPMVLFQNMSTGPPSSLLQVAVKNNQQPVWYFNDKISLLPFFTEDGRMERASFLETWRSLPDTNEVSKDLPGAVVTSAEATLDRMAAFNLFFIAKRKHANQDVFYFSAKIPRGIPFLIELTMVVGVPGVKCAVKTPNAELAPLFFEAIETLLKS, from the exons GACAAGAGAAAAGATGCCGTGAAGAAAGTAATTGCTGCGATGACTGTGGGAAAAGATGTTTCTTCATTGTTTACGGATGTTGTAAATTGCATGCAGACAGAAAATTTGGAGTTGAAGAAGCTTGTTTATTTGTATCTGATAAATTATGCCAAAAGTCAGCCTGACTTAGCAATACTTGCGGTCAACACCTTTGTGAAG GATTCACAAGACCCAAATCCATTAATTCGTGCTTTGGCTGTACGAACAATGGGATGCATTCGTGTTGATAAAATAACTGAATATCTATGCGACCCCCTTCAGCGGTGTCTCAAG GATGATGATCCATATGTTCGCAAAACAGCAGCAATATGCGTTGCTAAACTTTATGACATAAACGCTGAATTAGTGGAAGACAGGGGCTTTTTGGAGTCTCTCAAGGACTTGATCTCTGACAATAACCCAATGGTCGTAGCAAATGCTGTAGCTGCTCTTGCTGAAATTCAGGAGAATAGCAGTAGGCCTATCTTTGAGATCACAAGTCACACACTCTCAAAGCTTCTCACTGCTCTCAATGAGTGCACCGA ATGGGGTCAGGTTTTCATATTAGATGCCCTCTCGAGATACAAAGCTGCTGATGCTCGAGAAGCTGAGAATATAGTGGAGAGAGTCACTCCTCGATTACAACATGCAAATTGTGCAGTTGTTCTGTCAGCAGTCAAG ATGATCCTCCAACAAATGGAGCTTATTACCAGCACTGATGTAGTTCGGAATCTCTGCAAAAAGATGGCTCCTCCTCTTGTCACATTACTCTCTGCAGAACCAGAGATTCAGTATGTTGCATTAAGGAACATCAATCTTATTGTTCAAAGGCGACCTACCATTCTGGCCCATGAAATAAAG GTGTTCTTCTGCAAATACAATGATCCGATTTATGTGAAGATGGAGAAGTTAGAAATCATGATAAAGCTTGCTTCTGACAGAAATATTGATCAGGCATGTAAAGAAGGCTTATTTTGCTCTTTGTTCTATATTGTATGATCCTATCTACATTACCTGAGATATTTGCTTGCTGAAAAATGCTGCAGGTATTACTGGAGTTTAAAGCTTTATGTTTTAATTGACGAAAGAGCTGTCTAGTTTAAATCTTTAGT GTATTTATGTTCCAAGCTTGAGCCTCTCATTTGCCTGTGTTTCTTGAAGGCATCAATGATCTGGATTATTGGTGAATATGCTGAAAGAATTGACAATGCTGATGAGCTTCTTGAGAGCTTTTTGGAGAGTTTCCCTGAAGAGCCTCCACAGGTCCAGCTGCAATTACTGACAGCAACGGTCAAACTATTCCTAAAGAAGCCAACTGATGGCCCACAGCAAATGATTCAG GTGGTTCTGAATAATGCCACCGTGGAGACAGATAATCCTGACCTACGGGATCGTGCCTACATCTATTGGCGCCTTTTGTCAACTGATCCTGAG GCGGCTAAAGATGTCGTGTTAACTGAAAAACCGGTGATTACTGATGATTCCAATCAGCTCGATCCATCTCTTCTCGACGAACTTCTCTCCAACATTGCTACGTTGTCATCTGTGTATCACAAGCCTCCAGAGGCATTTGTCACCCGTGTGAAGACTGCAACACAGAGAAGTGAAGATGATGAGTATCCTGATGGTAGTGAAGGAGGATACGCTGAATCTCCTGCTGCTGGTGTTGATGGGGTCGCCTCACCAGAGACTAGTTCAGGCAGTGTTCTGCAGACTGCTGCAAGACAAACTTCCCCTGCACAAGCTACCTCTCCTCCTGCTCCTGTACCTGATTTGCTTGGTGATCTGATAGGCCTTGACAATAGTGCTATTGTACCAGTTGATCAGCCTTCAGAATCTGCTGG GCCCCCTCTGCCTGTTTTGTTGCCAGCTTCCACGGGTCAAGGCTTACAGATCAGTGCTCAATTAATACGGCATGATGGTCAAATATTTTACAGCATCTTGTTTGAGAACAACTCGCAGATGCTTCTTGATGGGTTCATGATTCAGTTCAACAAGAACAGCTTTGGTCTTGCCTCTGCTGGGCCCCTTCAG GTTCCACCACTACAACCTGGGACGTCTGGGAGAACTCTTCTTCCAATGGTTTTGTTCCAGAATATGTCCACGGGTCCCCCAAGCTCTCTTCTGCAAGTAGCTGTTAAAAATAATCAACAGCCAGTGTGGTACTTCAACGACAAAATTTCCCTGCTACCGTTCTTCACTGAGGATGGAAGAATGGAGCGTGCTAGCTTTCTCGAG ACATGGAGGTCCCTTCCTGACACCAACGAGGTCTCCAAGGATCTGCCTGGAGCAGTGGTGACTAGTGCGGAAGCAACCCTTGACCGAATGGCAGCGTTCAACCTGTTCTTCATTGCGAAGCGGAAGCATGCGAACCAAGATGTGTTCTACTTCTCCGCGAAGATCCCTAGAGGCATACCCTTCCTTATTGAGCTCACTATGGTGGTTGGAGTCCCCGGGGTCAAGTGTGCGGTCAAAACTCCAAACGCCGAGCTCGCACCCCTCTTCTTTGAAGCCATCGAGACCCTCCTCAAGAGTTGA
- the LOC116192051 gene encoding AT-rich interactive domain-containing protein 2 isoform X1 has product MAKWSVLKHGSVLDSSDNGGFSDPENRPLIKDRVDDSRIEYIDKLRSLFYKVLVAFLKDVADRACVHPVLAKTGDGQLVDLFELYCTVRRRGGYGAVSESGEWGLVTRELGFDGSYISLLKLMHFKYLSEFDTWLRDRCRDVLVENENLERGLNDFGSLSLELEMGFKVLVFDGVEEANIQYRALYADNESKASHWVATGHNITESLATVGMGSPDMVSRKRKQESLERMLAWVVDVAKHSDDPRVSLVPEQSKLRMQALLARDSLFQRRIRQTNLRIQNTPLQKKLKLQPSNCSDRKESSRCSQSLPILAKSCLSLPCYSLPIFQARSIGPKKQLENCLKTQAAHRLTEPKDDCTNTYWTSIFCCDEPDPTPKPTGPLFQAKVPEWTGIIFESDPKWLGTELWPPQRDAESLGRGRVNSCSCLLPGSVECIRFHIAEERMSLKLQLGYSLFYDWRFNCMGEEVSLRWTSEEETRFKDIVRLNSPSQGKCFWDDLFRYFPKKTREDLVSYYFNVFLLRRRRYQNRVTPEEIDSDDDAADFGSFGDYSERERVQIPDFPSCSLNQQCTDWEADEDVD; this is encoded by the exons ATGGCGAAATGGTCGGTTTTGAAACATGGGTCTGTTCTGGATTCCTCTGACAATGGTGGATTCTCTGACCCCGAGAACCGTCCTCTGATAAAGGACAGAGTGGATGATTCCAGGATAGAGTATATCGATAAGCTGAGATCTTTATTCTACAAGGTCCTTGTGGCATTCCTAAAGGATGTTGCTGATCGGGCTTGCGTTCATCCTGTCCTTGCAAAGACCGGAGACGGGCAGCTCGTGGATTTGTTCGAGCTTTACTGTACGGTTCGGAGGAGGGGAGGATACGGGGCTGTTTCTGAGAGTGGAGAGTGGGGTTTGGTGACAAGGGAACTCGGGTTCGATGGGAGCTATATCTCTCTGTTGAAATTGATGCACTTTAAGTATCTGAGTGAGTTCGATACATGGCTCAGAGATAGATGTAGAGATGTGCTTGTGGAAAATGAGAATTTGGAACGTGGCCTGAATGATTTCGGGTCATTGTCTCTGGAGCTTGAAATGGGGTTCAAAGTTTTGGTGTTCGATGGTGTGGAGGAAGCAAATATTCAATatcgtgctctgtatgctgATAACGAATCTAAAGCGAGCCACTGGGTTGCAACAGGCCATAATATTACCGAGAGTCTTGCAACCGTAGGCATGGGATCCCCTGATATGGTATCCCGGAAGAGGAAGCAAGAATCTCTCGAAAGAATGCTTGCCTGGGTTGTTGATGTTGCAAAACATTCTGACGATCCTAGGGTCAGTCTAGTTCCCGAGCAATCAAAGCTAAGGATGCAAGCATTGCTGGCACGAGACTCGTTGTTTCAACGAAGAATTAGGCAAACCAATTTGAGGATTCAAAATACTCCTCTTCAG AAGAAACTAAAGTTACAGCCTTCTAATTGTTCGGATCGTAAAGAGAGCTCAAGATGCAGTCAGAGTCTTCCTATTCTTGCAAAGTCTTGCTTGTCCTTGCCGTGCTACTCACTTCCCATCTTTCAAGCTCGATCTATTGGTCCTAAGAAACAGCTCGAAAATTGCCTCAAAACCCAGGCAGCCCACAGACTGACAGAGCCAAAGGATGATTGCACCAACACATATTGGACGAGTATCTTCTGTTGCGATGAACCAGACCCAACTCCTAAACCTACTGGTCCTCTCTTTCAAGCCAAAGTTCCGGAATGGACAGGAATCATTTTTGAGAGTGACCCTAAGTGGCTCGGAACAGAGTTGTGGCCTCCTCAGAGAGATGCGGAATCTTTAGGTAGGGGAAGGGTGAACTCGTGTTCTTGTCTTCTTCCTGGTTCAGTTGAATGCATTAGGTTTCATATTGCGGAGGAGAGGATGAGCCTGAAGCTCCAACTGGGTTATTCACTCTTTTATGATTGGAGATTCAATTGTATGGGTGAAGAAGTTTCGCTTCGGTGGACCTCTGAAGAGGAAACGAGGTTCAAGGATATAGTTAGGTTGAATTCCCCGTCCCAGGGTAAGTGCTTCTGGGACGATCTGTTCAGGTATTTCCCGAAGAAGACAAGGGAAGACTTAGTGAGCTATTACTTCAACGTGTTTCTTCTTCGGCGCAGGCGTTACCAGAATCGCGTGACCCCAGAGGAAATTGACAGCGATGATGATGCTGCGGATTTTGGATCTTTTGGGGACTATTCGGAGCGTGAGAGAGTCCAAATTCCTGATTTTCCTTCGTGCAGTTTAAATCAACAGTGCACTGACTGGGAAGCAGATGAAGATGTGGATTAA
- the LOC116187049 gene encoding uncharacterized protein LOC116187049 isoform X1: MMLEASGLLPSRVLSPSREESGDEDLHVLPRHTKVIVTGNNRTKSVLVGLQGVVKKAVGLGGWHWLVLKNGIEVKLQRNALSVLEHPTGNEEDGDHDFDSSSSSEIGGKEHQYSATDIDFHKVRKPKVRYTRPWMTSSSVAKSVNQGSYRDVRSLIAPKSSNAATLRTRSKQQCHSGTGGCCLPLTFQFHWSVNLAKLGTKALWRYCKHYKLVTSNSNASREQMLSSVRRHFASQRLNEKKVIVDFIRAAKKLKRENKEKHV, encoded by the exons ATGATGTTGGAGGCGTCCGGCTTGTTACCATCTCGAGTCTTATCACCATCCCGGGAAGAGAGCGGTGATGAAGACCTCCACGTGCTTCCGAGGCACACTAAGGTCATTGTGACTGGTAACAACAGAACAAAATCTGTTCTGGTGGGCCTGCAAGGTGTTGTTAAGAAAGCTGTTGGGCTTGGTGGATGGCACTGGCTG GTTTTGAAAAATGGGATTGAAGTGAAACTGCAGAGGAATGCGTTGAGTGTGCTAGAACACCCTACTGGGAATGAAGAGGATGGGGACCACGATTTTGACTCTAGCAGCAGCTCTGAAATCGGCGGAAAGGAGCATCAATATT CAGCTACAGACATTGACTTTCATAAAGTTCGCAAGCCAAAAGTCCGCTATACAAGGCCATGGATGACATCTTCATCTGTGGCAAAGTCGGTGAATCAGGGCAGTTATAGAGATGTCCGATCGCTTATCGCACCAAAATCG AGCAATGCTGCCACATTGAGAACTAGGAGCAAACAACAATGTCACTCCGGCACTGGTGGCTGTTGCTTACCTTTAACCTTTCAGTTTCATTGG aGCGTGAACCTTGCAAAACTGGGAACAAAAGCATTATGGAGATATTGCAAACACTACAAACTC GTGACGTCAAATTCCAATGCATCGAGAGAACAAATGCTCAGCTCTGTTCGACGGCATTTTGCATCGCAG CGACTGAACGAGAAGAAAGTGATCGTGGACTTCATCCGAGCTGCCAAGAAGCTGAAGAGGGAAAACAAAGAGAAACATGTTTAG
- the LOC116187049 gene encoding uncharacterized protein LOC116187049 isoform X4, whose translation MMLEASGLLPSRVLSPSREESGDEDLHVLPRHTKVIVTGNNRTKSVLVGLQGVVKKAVGLGGWHWLVLKNGIEVKLQRNALSVLEHPTGNEEDGDHDFDSSSSSEIGGKEHQYSTDIDFHKVRKPKVRYTRPWMTSSSVAKSVNQGSYRDVRSLIAPKSSVNLAKLGTKALWRYCKHYKLVTSNSNASREQMLSSVRRHFASQRLNEKKVIVDFIRAAKKLKRENKEKHV comes from the exons ATGATGTTGGAGGCGTCCGGCTTGTTACCATCTCGAGTCTTATCACCATCCCGGGAAGAGAGCGGTGATGAAGACCTCCACGTGCTTCCGAGGCACACTAAGGTCATTGTGACTGGTAACAACAGAACAAAATCTGTTCTGGTGGGCCTGCAAGGTGTTGTTAAGAAAGCTGTTGGGCTTGGTGGATGGCACTGGCTG GTTTTGAAAAATGGGATTGAAGTGAAACTGCAGAGGAATGCGTTGAGTGTGCTAGAACACCCTACTGGGAATGAAGAGGATGGGGACCACGATTTTGACTCTAGCAGCAGCTCTGAAATCGGCGGAAAGGAGCATCAATATT CTACAGACATTGACTTTCATAAAGTTCGCAAGCCAAAAGTCCGCTATACAAGGCCATGGATGACATCTTCATCTGTGGCAAAGTCGGTGAATCAGGGCAGTTATAGAGATGTCCGATCGCTTATCGCACCAAAATCG aGCGTGAACCTTGCAAAACTGGGAACAAAAGCATTATGGAGATATTGCAAACACTACAAACTC GTGACGTCAAATTCCAATGCATCGAGAGAACAAATGCTCAGCTCTGTTCGACGGCATTTTGCATCGCAG CGACTGAACGAGAAGAAAGTGATCGTGGACTTCATCCGAGCTGCCAAGAAGCTGAAGAGGGAAAACAAAGAGAAACATGTTTAG
- the LOC116192051 gene encoding AT-rich interactive domain-containing protein 2 isoform X2, translating into MAKWSVLKHGSVLDSSDNGGFSDPENRPLIKDRVDDSRIEYIDKLRSLFYKVLVAFLKDVADRACVHPVLAKTGDGQLVDLFELYCTVRRRGGYGAVSESGEWGLVTRELGFDGSYISLLKLMHFKYLSEFDTWLRDRCRDVLVENENLERGLNDFGSLSLELEMGFKVLVFDGVEEANIQYRALYADNESKASHWVATGHNITESLATVGMGSPDMVSRKRKQESLERMLAWVVDVAKHSDDPRVSLVPEQSKLRMQALLARDSLFQRRIRQTNLRIQNTPLQKKLKLQPSNCSDRKESSRCSQSLPILAKSCLSLPCYSLPIFQARSIGPKKQLENCLKTQAAHRLTEPKDDCTNTYWTSIFCCDEPDPTPKPTGPLFQAKVPEWTGIIFESDPKWLGTELWPPQRDAESLGRGRVNSCSCLLPGSVECIRFHIAEERMSLKLQLGYSLFYDWRFNCMGEEVSLRWTSEEETRFKDIVRLNSPSQGVTRIA; encoded by the exons ATGGCGAAATGGTCGGTTTTGAAACATGGGTCTGTTCTGGATTCCTCTGACAATGGTGGATTCTCTGACCCCGAGAACCGTCCTCTGATAAAGGACAGAGTGGATGATTCCAGGATAGAGTATATCGATAAGCTGAGATCTTTATTCTACAAGGTCCTTGTGGCATTCCTAAAGGATGTTGCTGATCGGGCTTGCGTTCATCCTGTCCTTGCAAAGACCGGAGACGGGCAGCTCGTGGATTTGTTCGAGCTTTACTGTACGGTTCGGAGGAGGGGAGGATACGGGGCTGTTTCTGAGAGTGGAGAGTGGGGTTTGGTGACAAGGGAACTCGGGTTCGATGGGAGCTATATCTCTCTGTTGAAATTGATGCACTTTAAGTATCTGAGTGAGTTCGATACATGGCTCAGAGATAGATGTAGAGATGTGCTTGTGGAAAATGAGAATTTGGAACGTGGCCTGAATGATTTCGGGTCATTGTCTCTGGAGCTTGAAATGGGGTTCAAAGTTTTGGTGTTCGATGGTGTGGAGGAAGCAAATATTCAATatcgtgctctgtatgctgATAACGAATCTAAAGCGAGCCACTGGGTTGCAACAGGCCATAATATTACCGAGAGTCTTGCAACCGTAGGCATGGGATCCCCTGATATGGTATCCCGGAAGAGGAAGCAAGAATCTCTCGAAAGAATGCTTGCCTGGGTTGTTGATGTTGCAAAACATTCTGACGATCCTAGGGTCAGTCTAGTTCCCGAGCAATCAAAGCTAAGGATGCAAGCATTGCTGGCACGAGACTCGTTGTTTCAACGAAGAATTAGGCAAACCAATTTGAGGATTCAAAATACTCCTCTTCAG AAGAAACTAAAGTTACAGCCTTCTAATTGTTCGGATCGTAAAGAGAGCTCAAGATGCAGTCAGAGTCTTCCTATTCTTGCAAAGTCTTGCTTGTCCTTGCCGTGCTACTCACTTCCCATCTTTCAAGCTCGATCTATTGGTCCTAAGAAACAGCTCGAAAATTGCCTCAAAACCCAGGCAGCCCACAGACTGACAGAGCCAAAGGATGATTGCACCAACACATATTGGACGAGTATCTTCTGTTGCGATGAACCAGACCCAACTCCTAAACCTACTGGTCCTCTCTTTCAAGCCAAAGTTCCGGAATGGACAGGAATCATTTTTGAGAGTGACCCTAAGTGGCTCGGAACAGAGTTGTGGCCTCCTCAGAGAGATGCGGAATCTTTAGGTAGGGGAAGGGTGAACTCGTGTTCTTGTCTTCTTCCTGGTTCAGTTGAATGCATTAGGTTTCATATTGCGGAGGAGAGGATGAGCCTGAAGCTCCAACTGGGTTATTCACTCTTTTATGATTGGAGATTCAATTGTATGGGTGAAGAAGTTTCGCTTCGGTGGACCTCTGAAGAGGAAACGAGGTTCAAGGATATAGTTAGGTTGAATTCCCCGTCCCAGG GCGTTACCAGAATCGCGTGA
- the LOC116215440 gene encoding ubiquitin-conjugating enzyme E2-23 kDa, with translation MSSPSKRREMDLMKLMMSDYRVEMINDGMQEFYVDFRGPKDSPYQGGVWRIRVELPNAYPYKSPSIGFVNKIYHPNVDEMSGSVCLDVINQTWSPMFDLVNVFEVFLPQLLLYPNPSDPLNGEAAALMMRDKSTYEQRVKEYCERYAKPEDIGAAPEEESSDEELSEDDFASSDEEVVGKPDP, from the exons ATGTCTTCTCCCAGCAAACGGCGTGAGATGGATTTGATGAAGCT GATGATGAGTGATTACAGGGTGGAGATGATCAATGATGGCATGCAGGAGTTCTATGTGGACTTCCGTGGCCCCAAAGACA GTCCTTATCAGGGCGGTGTGTGGAGGATAAGGGTCGAGTTGCCCAATGCTTATCCATACAAGTCACCTTCCATTGGCTTCGTCAACAAAATCTACCACCCCAATGTTGATGAGAT GTCAGGTTCGGTGTGTCTGGATGTTATCAACCAAACCTGGAGCCCCATGTTTG ATTTGGTGAATGTGTTTGAAGTGTTTCTTCCTCAACTCCTTCTGTATCCCAACCCTTCGGATCCACTAAATGGAGAAGCTGCTGCTCTGATGATGCGGGACAAATCTACTTATGAACAAAGAGTCAAAG AGTACTGCGAGAGATATGCAAAGCCAGAAGATATTGGGGCAGCCCCTGAAGAGGAATCAAGCGATGAGGAGCTGAGCGAGGATGACTTTGCATCGAGCGATGAAGAAGTTGTTGGGAAACCTGATCCTTAg
- the LOC116187049 gene encoding uncharacterized protein LOC116187049 isoform X3, protein MMLEASGLLPSRVLSPSREESGDEDLHVLPRHTKVIVTGNNRTKSVLVGLQGVVKKAVGLGGWHWLVLKNGIEVKLQRNALSVLEHPTGNEEDGDHDFDSSSSSEIGGKEHQYSATDIDFHKVRKPKVRYTRPWMTSSSVAKSVNQGSYRDVRSLIAPKSSVNLAKLGTKALWRYCKHYKLVTSNSNASREQMLSSVRRHFASQRLNEKKVIVDFIRAAKKLKRENKEKHV, encoded by the exons ATGATGTTGGAGGCGTCCGGCTTGTTACCATCTCGAGTCTTATCACCATCCCGGGAAGAGAGCGGTGATGAAGACCTCCACGTGCTTCCGAGGCACACTAAGGTCATTGTGACTGGTAACAACAGAACAAAATCTGTTCTGGTGGGCCTGCAAGGTGTTGTTAAGAAAGCTGTTGGGCTTGGTGGATGGCACTGGCTG GTTTTGAAAAATGGGATTGAAGTGAAACTGCAGAGGAATGCGTTGAGTGTGCTAGAACACCCTACTGGGAATGAAGAGGATGGGGACCACGATTTTGACTCTAGCAGCAGCTCTGAAATCGGCGGAAAGGAGCATCAATATT CAGCTACAGACATTGACTTTCATAAAGTTCGCAAGCCAAAAGTCCGCTATACAAGGCCATGGATGACATCTTCATCTGTGGCAAAGTCGGTGAATCAGGGCAGTTATAGAGATGTCCGATCGCTTATCGCACCAAAATCG aGCGTGAACCTTGCAAAACTGGGAACAAAAGCATTATGGAGATATTGCAAACACTACAAACTC GTGACGTCAAATTCCAATGCATCGAGAGAACAAATGCTCAGCTCTGTTCGACGGCATTTTGCATCGCAG CGACTGAACGAGAAGAAAGTGATCGTGGACTTCATCCGAGCTGCCAAGAAGCTGAAGAGGGAAAACAAAGAGAAACATGTTTAG